TGATCAAATCTTTGAGGCTGTCAAGGACGAGTTGCAGCCGATCCTCTAATTCTTTAGGAAAAGCTTCTCTTCTCCACTCCCTTTCGTATGCAACAGTTTGCATAAAACGCTCGACGTCCTTTGAATATTTCTCATCCATTTTGGACAACATCTCCTTTAAACTTCTCTTCCGGACTAACTCCCACTCCTGCACCGTCTTGCAGCTTCTCATTTGTTTCATCCGCGCCTCATGTAGCTTGTCACAATCCGCATTAAGCTTCTCCTCTTGGCGTTTCCCAATCTTCTCCAAACGCTCAGGTTGGTCTTTCACGAAATCTTCGCATGCGTATTCCAATTGCCTCGACTCCACCACTTTTTTTAAACCCCTGGCACAACACACCATCACATTCACATCCAAACACAAAGTTTTCTAATTTTGGAATAAATTTTAGTggccaaatatataaaaactgacataattttgaaatagtATGAAGTTACTGAGTCCTAAGTATTTGGGAAGAAGGTCTCTGCAGCATTCTAGCGGTTTCGAAACTATGAAACTGACGCCGTTTGGTCCCCAGGAGATGATTGAATCCGTCGAAGGTTCATCAACCATCTTATACACTTTGGTCACGAACTCGACgcatctctttctttctacaGCTCCAGGACCAGGATCCATTATTATTAGTATCCCATAGGAGACCACTACCTTcaagatttacaaaaaaaaaaaatatgaacaaacccgattcttttttttatttatcacaaACAGATTCATCATCAACAAAGCAAACAATTTTACGAATACTATTTGCTCAATTTACCTTTGAATTGGATCTTcagattagggtttttcttcAGAGAACGCTACGCAGATGAATCTTGCTGCTGAGACGGATAACCCAACAAATAACCCTAAAATCGCCGACCCCCTCTGTTAATTTTATGGGCCATTGCTCATTTGGGCCCAAATAAATATGGCCCAATTTTATATTTCAGTGAAACACTCTTgagtatgatttttttcttttcttgtctctTGAGTATGATTACAGATTAATTCTTGAATGTTGAGAATTGAAGGATTAGTTTTAACTTAATTTGTCTTGTGtactgtttaaaaaaattatttatataaagttgttGTGTTTCTCTTCCATTCATTACGTCAAACGAAAAAGTGTTACTTTAAATAAAGTATAATTATTTCCTCTGCTTTGAATCCTCCTTTTAAGGTTTTGCGTatcaatttgtatatatataattcaaaccTTTTACCACAAAAACATTttagacaatattttttttttggtaggccACATTTTAGACAATATGTACAatgagaaaattaaataaatggctggcatcttcaatttttttcacataaacattCTCATCATACCTAAAATTtgacaaaacttttatttatagctacaaatcttaattttaacccaacaaaaaaaacaaaagaatctaaaatAAGCTGGTggtatttttcttattattattactgcCAAATCCATATGCAATTATGCAGATCGATCATGGACCGATGATGATTTAGAGCAATCCTACGATACAGATTCATCGGAACTTAGTCATTGTCAAGCGCCAATAGTCACGTTGGTGGCTCCTATGCATACCAACATAATAGTCTACTTCACATATCTCCTCGTTCAACTTTAACTTTCGAGCAACAGCAGTTAGCGTGGGGAAGTTGGAACTGTCAAGCATAAAACAGCTCTCagaattctccaaaatcatgtaATACTTAGGCATTTCAGCATTTATGACTGCATTACATGCCCTAGTCATATTCTTCGATTCATCGATCTACTAATTTAGGAAAAATCTGAAAACAGGAGACTTCAAAATAATTATTGCAGTTGATATAAATTCTTTTGTGTCTGAAGAAAGAATCTTGGCCACATATGAACAAACACCACCAAAAGAATCTCCATCCTTGGTATGATTGAGAATTACCTTTCAGGACAGCTTTCCGAATCTCATGGTTCTTACCATAGGTGGACCGTAAGTAGTCCTTATGTTCCTCATCATTGAACACTGACACATCTCTCCTTTGCTCGGAACATAGCCAGCTACGTTGAACAGTGATTTTAGATGCTGAACAGAGTTGGCTTCAGTATCATTCTTGTAAAGCATGACCACTAAGTAATCAAAGAAAGCGATTGACTTTTTGGGTTCTACTGTCTTTGGTGGAACGATTAAACCGTTTCTTGCAGCAGCTGAAGGGAAACTTATCGTTCGCACACTCCGACCCATAGCACGAACAGCTAGTTGCAGATCATTTGTTACTTCCGGCACTAAGCAACAGATCCCTCTGATAGAGTTGTATATGAGAGAATGCCCTCATAAGGTCCATGGGCCCTTAATGTCTCCCTAAAACCTAGGTTATGAGGAGAGGAACCTATGAGCACTTATATATTACTACTCTCTCCCCTATCTCTACCGATGTGAGATCTTATCAATACCCCGCCCATCGAGTAGCGACGTCTCGGCGCTAGCGGCTTCGGGTCATACAGGCGGCCTTCACATCAGCCCATACCCGCCCCCGCGCCTATACTAGCCATACCAAGCCGACAGGTCGGACCAATTGATAGAGTTGCATATGAGAGAATGCCCTCATAAGGCCCATGGGCCCTTAATGTCTCTCCAAAACCTAGGTTATGAGGAGAGGAACCCATGAGCACTTATATATTACTACTCTCTCCCCTATCCCTACCGATGTGGGATCTTATCAATCTTGATAAGTATTGAGAGAAAGGAGCTTGATGCTGAGCTGGCAGcagaaaggaagagaagaagaagttagtaGTATAAATAGCTAGTAGAGTATATTGTAAAGACTCGTCCTGCGTGATCAACATTGTGAGTTTGTTAGATCAGAGCTGCGTCTCTGTTCATGGTGATAAGAGAggagaactgtaactccaaTCTTATCAGTTAGGGTTCATAGTTTGTATTAGGAaattgagaagagataagagagaagagatcacACCTTCAATCTTATCAAATGGTGCGTTCGTGGTCACGGATCGAAACAACCGCCATGGAGATGGTTACGATTCCAATCTTTACCGGTGAAGATTTGCGTCCATGGCTTTCATGGCTGGAGGATTATTTTGAGGGAGAAGATTACAACGATTCAGAGAAACTCAATTTCGCTCAAAGTTTcatggaagaagaagctgagtcTTGGTTCTATATGCGACAGAGGATATCTCTCTTTCAATCATGGGAGCAATTGAAGAATCGGTTGTTATGGAGATTTGGTGATGTCAACGATCCCGAGTTACGTCAATTGATTGTTGAGAGAGACGCGGCAAAACGTCTGCGAACGTTGATCACCTCGACTGTCATTAAAATCTCAGAGCAGAAGCACGAAGTCTCAGAGGAGAGGAACAAATCGAATCAAGCGTGTGCAATTTCATGTGAGGAGAAAGGATCGGAGGAGGTGTTGGATTTGTGTTTTGAATCAGCTGGTTCCGAAACAGAATCGTGTCTCACATCGCAACCACAAGCGGAATCGCAATCGCTGGACGTGGATCGCGGCGTAAACACAAACGCAACATTGCCAATGCCACCGGTATGCGTTTCTGATTCTGAGCGTGTGCCAACTATGGATATTGAACTTAGGTCATTGAATTCAGTGTTGAAAAATCAAGGATTTGTGGTGATGAACGAAACTTTGGAGCAAGAATCGATTCAGAATAACAGCCAGATAATTAAGGTGGAACTTGAAGGTGTTGCTGCTATGTCTCAAAGTTTGGCTAGTATCACTAGAAAAGCTTATGCATACAAGGTGTTTGACAAAATGCTTCTACAGAAAGAACGACTGCaaacaatgaagaagagaagatgctTAAAAGCTTGGAGGTTCAAATTCAAATATAACAACAGGAAAAAGTCACGAAAATTGATCAAACACCAGCTCTTTCCTAGTGAAGATGGCAAGTccatcaatttttgtttttatgctaCGGTTGGAATGGtgcagaggaggagaagggtTGAGAACCTTAAAATGCAGAGGCATGACTGCTCTCACACTTGGAGAAAGACAAAGTTTGCACAATTGCAGCTCATTCCAGAGCCTAAGTTGAGGAGATTGAGATTAAGGAGATTGCATACTCGGCTTAAGTCCTACTGCTATTCGCCACATTTGTTGCAGAAACAGAATATTCTCAATGCAAGGGATGACTTGCCTGAAGAGAAGAACTCAATTCAGAGAGAGGAATCCTCTGCAACAACATAATTGATTCAACAAATTGAATATGTGGGAGTGCATAACCTGTGTCAGCACATTGCAATAGGTGAAGAAGCATTGCTTACTACACTGGAGATGTCTGATTATGTTCTGAAATGCACATTGGTTCATGACCAAAGTGTGGACATGAAATCAAGTTTGGTGGCAAGGCTGATTAGAGGACAAAGACTTCAAAATAAACGAAAACTGAGTCTATCTCCTAAATCATGGATGTTTAAGTATAAAAGGAAGCATAGACTGTTGGTTAGCTTTGGAAAAGCTACTGCAACAAAGCATGGCAGCATAGTGCTTACCATACACCAAACTTTTCAAGCTCCACTTGCAATGGAAATTCTTCTTACGGAGGGACATGAACATGTATTGGAAAATTGTGGTGACACACTTGGTGAAGAGGATACACTAGTGTTGCAATCTGATATTGGAGATAAGGTTTTAAAATCAGTGAATTGGTGGAACAAGTGTGAGCTGCAAGCTAGGACAGCACCATCATCtgattttgggtttggttttgatGTCCTACAAAAAGAGATGCAGTGGATTTTTGAGGAATCAAGTGCAACCACAGCCAAATTCTTGCATTATTTTAAGAAACAGAAGTTTCGTGAGAGCTGGAACTTCAAGTACAAACAGCAGGAATAACTTCAAGTACTTGAAATGCAAACTTTGTACCTTGAGGACAAGCTGCATTTCAAAGGGGGGAGAAACTAAGAGTTTGAGGAAGACGGTTGTTTGTGAGCTGTGCTTGGGTGGTATATACACATGTTTTACAGAATTGTGGAAGAGAAAGTTTTGCAAGGACTGGTGCTTTAAGTTCAAAAACAACACATGGACTAGAAGCTTTGCAGTACAACATTACAGGCAGACATCTTTTGCTACTACACAGCTTGTGGGCAAGCTGTTTAAAACGGGGGAGTATTGATAAGTATTGAGAGAAAGGAGCTTGATGCTGAGCTGGCAGcagaaaggaagagaagaagaagttagtaGTATAAATAGCTAGTAGAGTCTATTGTAAAGACTCATCCTGCGTGATCAATATTGTGAGTTTGTTAGATCATAGATGCGTCTCTGTTCATGGTGATAAGAGAGGAGAACTGTAACTCTAATCTTATCAGTTAGGGTCCATAGTTTGTATTAGGAAATTgagaagagataaaagagaagagatcacACCTTCAATCTTATCACCCTCCAAGGTAATAGGTCGCTCTCTGGTCCCTGTCTGTCAGATACTCATTCTTTGCACACTCAAGACTCAACTGAAACGCTGCATAGTTACGGTTGGCCTCTGTTGTTGCAGCAGATGATGCATCACCAAGAATCATATATACTTCCATGTTCATTCTCAGAAAGAAGTTTGAAATCGAAACAGAACTACGTAATTTGTTTGTTGGCTTTAGAATAGATCTCAATGATTCAGAGTTTTGAGTCAAGACCGTTTTATAAAGACGGAAGAGATGGAAGTTGGAACGTTGATTAGAGAGATGTGACACTTCGTTACTTGTGTTGGGGTGAGTTTAGTACATTGCATGGACTCGAGTCTCATTATTGTTCACCTGGtctttccagtttccttcctctCAGGTGGGATTAATTAGTCTCATTATTGTATACGTGGTTTCAAAAACTAGTTTTTCTACCTTTTCGTGTTTCAGTTTCAACTtaaattttcctataaatatgCATTTGACTTTACACAATcatctaatttattttcttttatactagtatttgttttccgattatatatagaaataacaTAGATCTACTAATTCATGAAAGACCGACATCTCCAATTTTCACATAAATAATTCGATGATTTTTTTATAGCTAAGAATCTTATAATTTGGTATTGCTTATTATGCTTTTTATGCGAAAACCCCATATGCAATTAGTTGTGTGTTGTATGTATTATTCATTTGCAGGCGGTTTTCGGATTGATCATTCTAAGTTTATAATCATTTAACTGAGATCCCCTCTCCATGTAGCTTCCTTTAGTTAACAATTATTCCTTTTAGTTccttaaaattaaattaactttttcatatatccataaaataaaacattaaacaatgTCTTCATTTACAAATCATGTACCTTATAGTTTGCTCGTGATATTAAGAGCAAGTGCATTAGCGTATGTTTCCACCGTCCTTCagcattaaaattaaaaagttaaatcgaAATAAAGAGATTATAGAAGAAACGTTCCTACAAACGGGACGTAATTTGCTGCGTCTTCCGTTACACGTGGCAGCGTCGGACAGTTCTTTGACTCTGTCGGTTCCTTTTTCACCGGCAGCGATAAGATCCCTTGGTGCGACGGAGATGTCATTGCTGTAAGTGTTTCTCTAATCCTCCTCATGAGTTTGCTTTTCTTTCGCTGAGGTTCTACTGCATTACAAGTTTTATTTCTTAAAGAGATCACACTTGTGGAGTAGCTACGACCCCTATTGTTGTCGTGTTTTCATTTCCCAAGAGTTGCATGCAAACTGTTCGATGAAATTCCTAAGAGAGGATTTGATGTCTGGCTATTAGCTCGTTGCTGTTTCACTTAGCTGATTTTTCAAATGTGGATTCATGGGCAACATCATATAAGAAGGAACCTAAACTCTGTAATTTGTTACAGAGCAAATCCGAGTCTCTTCTTCCGTTCAATTCAAGTTTTGTATCATTCCTTAAGAAAGAATGATTAACTATGAGGAACACCAATGTTCATACCAACcttaagaaactctgaaaataatcttaatatatttgagggaccaaaatGTGTAGGACATAAGATCTTATAGAGGAAGGTCtgactttttagtttttgtcactttagcaacaaaaaaaactcgtaATATGTTTTTGGCTGTTGCGCAGCTAGTCGTTCGGTGAGCAGTGCACCGACACTTTTTAGTCCTCGTGCCAAactatactttttcttttataacttaAATTGTGATCAGATATTTATATCTTACAAAGATAAACAAGCTAAGATAAGAATGTGAAAAGGACGCACGTTACTAGATTGATGATAACTTGTAAAACTAAATATCTGAAAAATTATGCATAATTAGTTATATCTTCAACTTccaagaataatattttttatcaattggTTAAACTAGTTTAATCTACTTATTCAATCGGTAAAAACTTTTCTAATAAAAGAGAACATTTGATATATAGAGAATGGATCCTATAGAAAACAATGACGTAGTTTAGTTTCTTGACGTTGGATAACCCTGGCCTGGCGAATCTACTAGCATACACGCTATGCCCAGTCACAAgtatcttataaaaaaagaaaaacccttttatacaaattaaagcaaaagaatataaaatacaaaaaagcaaattaaaaaggagaaaaagtttattttttattagcaACTTGTGGATGTATCTATAtaatgaagaagacaacaatGGCTGGCTTCCATAAAACTTCTAAAGCTCTCTCTGTTTCAGATTCCTCTCTATCCATTTCATtaataccaaaagaaaagaaaggaaaaaaaaaactattcttcttctctctaagcAAAGAATAATTCAGAGGACTCCATTTTCATAAGGTATGCTTCgttttctgattttcttttttacctgAATTTATTGTAAACTTTTTATAGTTCTGCATTTTGATCTGTACTCTGTACTTAGATTGTGTTCATTTAATGGAATTAGTTACGGCATTATAATACAATGGAATATTTGGTTGTAGTCTTGTTATACTTAGAACTAAATTACCCATAAATTACCCATTTAGGAGACTCAAGAAGACTGCAAACTGAAATTTCTTATCATAAATGTGAATGCCATATAGGTTTCTCGGAGAACTGATATGATTCAACACGTTTCTTTGCGATCCAACAAAATGAATATTATGATTCTGTAAACTATATTCTTACAAAAGACAAGATGATGTGAAAGGATGTTTTTGGTATCTAAAAATACCAATATCCCATAATAGCGATTATTAGCAATGTTTAACAACGGATTAATATAGATTTGTAATGATGATAGTAATTGTTTAGTGGTCTACAGTCTACACTCTGAGCAAGGTAATAATTACAGACAACTAAAAGAGTTGGTATGAGTAAAAGCTAAATAATTTCTAAACACGCACATGGAAGATGGATAtgtctttttttggtttgttttgttctggTGATTTACTTTTTTAATAGTCTAGATTTTCAATAGAAGTAATAATGTCGATTAGTGAAAATAATGGGATACAATGATAGTATCGttcattttacaaaataaaataaaataataataattggaaATTACACTGTAACTCTGTAAGATATACAATGTAGTTTATTCCAATCGAGATATAATTCGTATAACTATTATTGatataaaagtaatatatttgtCAGTCCTCATGTTACTATATTAAGCCATAATTtacattgaaaacaaatataGGCTTTCATTGGTAACATCGCATAAtggcagaaaataaaaaataaaaagttgcagAATAAATTATTATGTCGATTGGATAAATATTGCAGAATCGCATAAACTAATTTCCAATATTAATTATACTTAAGATTAAtgatttcttatatatatatatatatatataatatttatgtatttcgATATTTAcacattataaaataatatatatcacaTATCATCAGAgatattaaacattttaaatactACTAGAAAGTGGTAGATTTATTGCAAACACATATTATTAAAAAGTGATATGTTTGAAGGAGATGGTCTTGTAATATATATCACATATTATTAAACACATAtccataacaacatatttttttttttgttcttgaataaatgctttgtaattttttttttgggatgatgatgttgttacaacttacaaagaTGAGAACTTATAGAGAGTGACGTCTATGTGAACAGGTAAAGTTCGTAATTAATAagataagtaaaatatattaaatgtaaGACACATTAGTTGGAAGAGTAACATTCGTTTGAATGAGTAACTTATTGCTATTGACATGCATTAAGTTTTGGTTGATTACTAGCTGTTGTTATTCTTGCTGTTGACATGCAAGGACTTCGATTATGCTGGTGTTAATTATCCGGcaatataattaatgaaaagtTAAAAGTTTAGGCAAAACAAACGGGTAAACACAGACTTATTTGCCTAATTAATACTTTTAAGGCAAAAACGCAAATTTAAGTTTTTGCATTCTGAAATATTAGGCAATTTTTATGAATGGTAAAAAACTTGCAGAATCGCTTTAGAAAACGCCATTAGGCGATTATGTAAGTTGCCAaagcatcaaaaaaaaaaaaatctaattaaaatcttaaactAAATGGAagcttgtttatttattttgataaaactGTTATAGATCAATGGGAAGGCTTAAGCAATGTTGGTCAAGTCTGCTAGTGTTGGCAGTGGTGGTGATCGGAGCCGGAGCTGTTCCCATTACTTATCTCCAGAGCGCCGTCGCTAAAGGAGCCGGTAATATGCAATAACGGTTTACatacatattttattcatatacaaaaaaaattgcatttaatcaggtaattaataaataagttattaagaatattcggtttttttttttgtatatttatgtaGTGTGTTTGGATGGGAGTGCACCAGCTTACCATTTCGACAAAGGTTTTGGTTCAGGGGTTAACAATTGGATCGTCCATATGGAGGTATATAGGAAACTTAAATTTGTGGCAAAATTTGAACCACTTACCGGTTAAGTCTTAACTCTTAACCCATAGATATATAAATGTAGTTCTTAATAGTTGTGTGATTGGTAagaacttaaaaatattttggcgGTTAGCGATCATATcaaatgtttatttaatttatctcaCTGCACTGAAATGAAATTCAAtgtaatatacaatataaagTAAAGCTAGAGTTGGTCGAATCGAATTAAAAtgaagtgtgtgtgtgttgtttaaTGTGTTAGGGAGGAGGATGGTGTACCGATGTTGCCTCATGTATTGAGCGTAAGGGTACAATGAAGGGTTCGTCCAAATTCATGAACAAAGACTTTGGTTTCTCCGGTATCTTGGGTGGCAAGCAAAGCACTAACCCAGGTCTACACTAATATTAAActctcatttattttctttctaatgaTTTGACGTTTCTCCTAAGGGGTATAATCTATTAATGGTGTCGAAATCTGTCTTTTCTTATTAagatgggttctattttcttcAGATTTTTACAACTGGAATAGAATCAAAGTACGATATTGCGATGGATCATCCTTTACCGGCAATGTAGCAGCCGTTAATCCGGTAATTTAATAACTcgattctaatatatatatatatatgtaacaacaTATTGACCAAGTTTCGGATTTTAAATCCTAAATAAAACATGTTCGATAGTATGTATGAATATGATTTTGCAGGCAAACAAGCTGTTCTTCCGTGGTGCACGAGTTTGGCGTGCAGTGGTTGATGATCTTATGGCTAAAGGAATGAAAAACGCTCAAAACGTATGTTACATATGTTCATATTTCATTCAACAtgtctctttcttttgtataaaaattttaaaggtcTTAACTTCTTATAACTAAATTATTAGATATACAACTTTTTCAGGCAATACTCTCCGGTTGTTCAGCGGGAGCATTAGCCGCGATTCTACACTGTGACACTTTCCGTGCCATACTTCCCCGAACAGCTAGAGTCAAATGTGTTTCAGACGCTGGTTACTTCATCCACGGGTACGTGTGCATACTCTAGCTTTATCTTAATTAAGAAttggcccaaaaaaaaaaagcatatggaacaaaaccaaaagtttATATCTGATTATTGGTCACTCATTAACTGGATTTTATGAAACAGTAAAGATATCTCAGGAGGATCATACATCCAATCGTATTACAGTAAAGTCGTCGCGCTCCATGTATAACTCTTTTAATCTAATAGCTCTCAATCGTTAATTCtcttaaaatcataaaaacaaattgtaaacTGATTCTTGCTAAACTCTGTTTTTCCAGGGATCTGCAAAGAGTCTTCCTATTTCTTGCacatcaaaaatgaaaccaGAACTCGTATGTACTAAATCTCGACATTTTTTTGGCATCTATGGAGTGTTATTAACGTACGTGCGTTCTCTGATTGTTTCTGTGGCAGTGTTTCTTCCCGCAATACGTCGTTCCTTTCATGCGAACACCGCTCTTTGTCATTAACGCCGCCTTTGATTCCTGGCAGGTATAATACATGATATGTTTATATACAAATCTATTTcatttgattattaaaaatatacacaaaaccGGATACATGTATTTGAATttggtgatttttgttttcagatcAAGAACGTTTTGGCTCCAACTGCTGTTGATAAGAGCAAAGAGTGGAAAAATTGTAAGCTTGATCTCAAGAAATGTAGTGCCGCTCAGCTCAAAACCGTCCAAGGTAAATTACAATTCAATAACTAAACCGGATTTTGGTcttatttggattttgttcCGGTTTATGATGTGTGAGAAGAATATATAGCTGTGTTAATTGATTAATCctgaattttggtttggtgttttGGATACGGTCAGTTCCggtttatctaaatttaaatgGAAAACAAGTGATTTGGTTTAAACATTCTTCAGGGTTTAGAGACCAGATGATGCGTGCATTGTCACCGGTTCACAGCACACCATCGAGAGGATTGTTCTTGGACTCGTGTCACGCTCATTGCCAAGGCGGAAGTGCCGCTTCTTGGTCCGGTGTCAAAGGTCCCCAAGTCGCTAACACGGTAAATTACAAAGCTTTcagaaattttataaaatctttaatttttttttggttttaatttctcgatTTGTAATTTTCCTTTGCAGAGAATTGCAAAAGCAGTAGGAAACTGGTTTTATGGTAGGAGTGCATTCCAGAAGATAGACTGTCCATCGCCGACTTGTAATCCCACTTGTCCTGCAATCTCTACTGAAGACTAGTCGAATCATCTATAAACtgttacaaaatttttaaaattttcaattaagaTCGACttattgggttttgttttttccaaatcattgcaattttttttattatatcgAGGAATAAAGGAGAGCCAAACAAGAGATATAAAACAATTGCAATTGCAAGTTGTAGCGAACTTTTGAATAAAGTGtgtatttttaactttgattttaagattaatttttgtattaatctgaaaaaaagttatcaaatttatatgaattccaagagagatagagagagactGTAGTCACTGTAGTACTCAAGTTGTTGGTGAGCTGATTCTCTCTCGGGTTTAtaggaaagtaaaaaaatcattGCTTTACTAAAAACTTTGGAAACGCATCGATGGATTCGGCGTTTGTGGACAGAGCTTGGGACAAATGGGTTACTACGGGTAACGTTGGTTCTTCTGGTAAAGTTCTCagatttttttatcttctctctctcaattatggtttttgggaagaagaagaagaagaagaacccagaaagaaagaaagaaagattcttCCTTTTGGtgatttgattgttgttttttttttgttcagggAATCCATTGAAGGCTGCTATTTTAATTAACTATGATCCTTCAGGACCTTCTCGTCTCGTATCAACAATGTAAGCTAATTCATAAAACTTCAGACTCTATTGCTCTGTGTTTCTGCTTCACTTATTATTAGTCTATGAGGCtcaattttgagttttatattGCAGAGCTGAGCAAGAAGGGATTGATCTTTATCCAGTTGACTTAAAGCAGTTCATTGATTTCATGAGAC
The sequence above is a segment of the Camelina sativa cultivar DH55 chromosome 10, Cs, whole genome shotgun sequence genome. Coding sequences within it:
- the LOC104718380 gene encoding uncharacterized protein LOC104718380, whose translation is MLQRPSSQILRTQGLKKVVESRQLEYACEDFVKDQPERLEKIGKRQEEKLNADCDKLHEARMKQMRSCKTVQEWELVRKRSLKEMLSKMDEKYSKDVERFMQTVAYEREWRREAFPKELEDRLQLVLDSLKDLINSTNDLVQV
- the LOC104718381 gene encoding pectin acetylesterase 7-like isoform X2, coding for MGRLKQCWSSLLVLAVVVIGAGAVPITYLQSAVAKGAVCLDGSAPAYHFDKGFGSGVNNWIVHMEGGGWCTDVASCIERKGTMKGSSKFMNKDFGFSGILGGKQSTNPDFYNWNRIKVRYCDGSSFTGNVAAVNPANKLFFRGARVWRAVVDDLMAKGMKNAQNAILSGCSAGALAAILHCDTFRAILPRTARVKCVSDAGYFIHGKDISGGSYIQSYYSKVVALHGSAKSLPISCTSKMKPELCFFPQYVVPFMRTPLFVINAAFDSWQIKNVLAPTAVDKSKEWKNCKLDLKKCSAAQLKTVQGFRDQMMRALSPVHSTPSRGLFLDSCHAHCQGGSAASWSGVKGPQVANTRIAKAVGNWFYGRSAFQKIDCPSPT
- the LOC104718381 gene encoding pectin acetylesterase 7-like isoform X1 — translated: MGRLKQCWSSLLVLAVVVIGAGAVPITYLQSAVAKGAVCLDGSAPAYHFDKGFGSGVNNWIVHMEGGGWCTDVASCIERKGTMKGSSKFMNKDFGFSGILGGKQSTNPDFYNWNRIKVRYCDGSSFTGNVAAVNPANKLFFRGARVWRAVVDDLMAKGMKNAQNAILSGCSAGALAAILHCDTFRAILPRTARVKCVSDAGYFIHGKDISGGSYIQSYYSKVVALHGSAKSLPISCTSKMKPELCFFPQYVVPFMRTPLFVINAAFDSWQIKNVLAPTAVDKSKEWKNCKLDLKKCSAAQLKTVQGFRDQMMRALSPVHSTPSRGLFLDSCHAHCQGGSAASWSGVKGPQVANTRIAKAVGNWFYGRSAFQKIDCPSPTCNPTCPAISTED